In a genomic window of Leptolyngbya sp. SIO1E4:
- a CDS encoding four helix bundle protein: MADNISIQERTELFAVRVVKAYVELNKKHFDDVSKVLSKQFLRAGTSIGANCAEAEFAQSNKDFISKYSIALKEASECRFWIRILINSGSIPEQKLIPILAELNSMIKILISSINKLKQEEKISG; this comes from the coding sequence ATGGCTGATAACATTAGTATCCAAGAGCGAACTGAATTATTTGCTGTTAGAGTTGTTAAAGCCTATGTGGAATTAAATAAAAAGCATTTTGATGATGTGAGCAAGGTTTTATCTAAACAATTTCTGAGAGCTGGGACGAGCATCGGTGCTAATTGTGCTGAGGCTGAATTTGCTCAATCGAATAAGGATTTCATCTCGAAGTATTCGATTGCCCTGAAGGAAGCTTCGGAGTGTCGATTTTGGATCAGGATATTGATTAATTCAGGATCTATTCCTGAACAAAAGCTTATACCAATACTGGCTGAACTAAATAGCATGATCAAGATTCTGATATCAAGTATCAACAAGCTGAAGCAAGAAGAAAAAATATCTGGTTAA